One genomic region from Streptomyces sp. NBC_00582 encodes:
- a CDS encoding STAS domain-containing protein — MHIRGDHVELVVGGRLDVRSAADARTALHTAVDDGVGDLVLDLSELDSWDATGLGVIMGVHRRAGRCGRRLVLRGVPPQMQRLLVATRLHRILAIEGGIGVESLPRV; from the coding sequence ATGCACATCAGGGGCGACCACGTCGAGCTGGTCGTCGGGGGCCGCCTCGACGTGCGCAGCGCGGCGGACGCCCGCACGGCCCTGCACACGGCCGTGGACGACGGCGTCGGCGACCTGGTGCTCGACCTGTCCGAACTGGACTCCTGGGACGCCACCGGACTCGGCGTCATCATGGGCGTCCACCGGCGGGCCGGCCGCTGCGGCCGACGCCTGGTGCTGCGCGGCGTACCCCCGCAGATGCAGCGCCTGCTGGTGGCCACCCGCCTGCACCGGATCCTCGCCATCGAGGGCGGCATCGGCGTGGAGTCCCTGCCCCGGGTCTGA
- a CDS encoding cob(I)yrinic acid a,c-diamide adenosyltransferase, which produces MVNLTRIYTRTGDQGSTALGDMSRVAKTDLRIAAYADANEANAVIGTAIALGGLEEEVVAVLTRVQNDLFDVGADLSTPVVENPSFPPLRVEQFYVDRLEADCDRFNERLEKLRSFILPGGTPGAALLHQACTVVRRAERSTWAALETHAETMNPLTATYLNRLSDLLFILARTANKDVGDVLWVPGGER; this is translated from the coding sequence ATGGTCAATCTGACGCGCATCTACACCAGGACCGGGGACCAGGGCAGCACCGCCCTCGGCGACATGAGCCGGGTCGCCAAGACCGACCTCAGGATCGCGGCGTACGCCGACGCCAACGAGGCGAACGCGGTCATCGGTACGGCGATCGCGCTGGGCGGCCTGGAGGAGGAGGTCGTCGCGGTCCTCACCCGGGTCCAGAACGACCTGTTCGACGTGGGCGCGGACCTGTCGACGCCGGTGGTGGAGAACCCGTCGTTCCCGCCACTGCGGGTGGAGCAGTTCTACGTCGACCGGCTGGAGGCGGACTGCGACCGCTTCAACGAACGGCTGGAGAAGCTCCGCTCGTTCATCCTTCCCGGCGGCACCCCGGGCGCGGCCCTCCTGCACCAGGCCTGCACGGTCGTACGGCGCGCGGAACGCTCGACGTGGGCCGCCCTGGAGACCCACGCCGAGACGATGAACCCCCTGACGGCGACCTACCTCAACCGCCTGTCCGACCTCTTGTTCATCCTCGCCCGCACGGCCAACAAGGACGTCGGCGACGTGCTCTGGGTACCGGGCGGGGAGCGCTGA
- a CDS encoding glycosyl hydrolase family 18 protein codes for MRFRHRAVAGLATLLLPLAGLVGLASPAQAATTATATYAKTQDWGTGFEGKWTVKNTGTTSLSSWTVEWDFPSGTSVTSAWDADVTSSGTHWTAKNKSYNGTLAPGASVSFGFNGAGSGSPSNCKLNNDSCDGTTVPGDAAPSAPGTPTASGVTDTSVKLTWSAATDDKGVKNYDVLRDGTKVATVTTTSYTDTGLTAGTDYSYTVQARDTADQTGPVSGAAAVHTTGGTTPPTTGSKVKLGYFTEWGIYGRNYNVKNLVTSGSAAKITHINYAFGNVTNGQCAIGDSYADYDKAFTADQSVSGVADTWDQPLRGNFNQLRQLKAKYPNIKVLWSFGGWTWSGGFAQAAANPTAFAQSCYNLVEDPRWADVFDGIDIDWEYPNACGLSCDSSGAAAFKNLMSALRARFGANNLVTAATTADGSSGGKIDAADYAGAASYVDWYNVMTYDFFGAWAAQGPTAPHSPLTSYSGIPTAGFTTADAMAKFKAKGVPASKLLIGIGFYGRGWTGVTQDAPGGTATGAAAGTYEQGIEDYKVLKTSCPATGTVAGTAYAHCGSNWWSYDTPATIAGKMTWAKNQGLGGAFFWEFSGDTSNGELVSAISNNL; via the coding sequence ATGCGCTTCAGACACAGAGCCGTGGCAGGGTTGGCGACCCTGTTGCTGCCGTTGGCCGGGCTGGTCGGACTCGCGAGCCCCGCCCAGGCCGCCACCACGGCCACCGCCACCTACGCCAAGACCCAGGACTGGGGCACCGGCTTCGAGGGCAAGTGGACGGTGAAGAACACCGGCACCACCTCCCTCAGTTCCTGGACGGTGGAGTGGGACTTCCCCTCCGGTACGTCCGTCACCTCCGCCTGGGACGCCGACGTCACCTCCTCCGGCACCCACTGGACCGCCAAGAACAAGTCCTACAACGGCACCCTCGCCCCCGGCGCCTCCGTCTCCTTCGGCTTCAACGGCGCGGGCTCCGGCTCCCCGTCCAACTGCAAGCTGAACAACGACAGTTGCGACGGAACGACCGTCCCCGGCGACGCGGCCCCCTCGGCGCCCGGCACCCCCACCGCCTCCGGCGTCACCGACACCTCGGTCAAGCTGACCTGGTCCGCCGCCACCGACGACAAGGGCGTCAAGAACTACGACGTGCTGCGCGACGGCACCAAGGTCGCCACGGTGACGACCACGTCGTACACGGACACGGGTCTCACCGCCGGCACCGACTACTCCTACACCGTCCAGGCCCGTGACACCGCCGACCAGACGGGACCGGTCAGCGGCGCGGCCGCCGTCCACACCACCGGCGGCACCACTCCCCCGACCACCGGCTCCAAGGTCAAGCTCGGCTACTTCACCGAGTGGGGCATCTACGGCCGCAACTACAACGTAAAGAACCTGGTGACCTCCGGCTCCGCGGCGAAGATCACCCACATCAACTACGCCTTCGGCAACGTCACCAACGGGCAGTGCGCGATCGGTGACTCCTACGCCGACTACGACAAGGCCTTCACCGCAGACCAGTCCGTCAGCGGCGTCGCCGACACCTGGGACCAGCCGCTGCGCGGCAACTTCAACCAGCTGCGGCAACTGAAGGCGAAGTACCCGAACATCAAGGTGCTGTGGTCCTTCGGCGGCTGGACCTGGTCCGGCGGCTTCGCCCAGGCGGCGGCCAACCCCACGGCCTTCGCCCAGTCCTGCTACAACCTGGTCGAGGACCCGCGCTGGGCCGATGTCTTCGACGGCATCGACATCGACTGGGAGTACCCGAACGCCTGCGGTCTGTCCTGCGACAGCAGCGGGGCGGCGGCCTTCAAGAACCTGATGTCCGCGCTGCGCGCCAGGTTCGGCGCGAACAACCTGGTCACCGCGGCCACCACGGCCGACGGCTCCTCCGGCGGAAAGATCGACGCCGCCGACTACGCGGGCGCGGCGAGTTACGTCGACTGGTACAACGTGATGACGTACGACTTCTTCGGCGCCTGGGCCGCGCAGGGCCCGACCGCCCCGCACTCCCCGCTCACCTCGTACAGCGGCATCCCGACGGCCGGGTTCACCACGGCCGACGCGATGGCCAAGTTCAAGGCGAAGGGCGTCCCCGCGAGCAAGCTGCTCATCGGCATCGGCTTCTACGGCCGCGGCTGGACCGGGGTCACCCAGGACGCCCCGGGCGGCACCGCCACGGGCGCCGCGGCGGGCACCTACGAGCAGGGCATCGAGGACTACAAGGTCCTCAAGACGTCCTGTCCGGCCACCGGCACCGTCGCCGGCACGGCCTACGCGCACTGCGGCAGCAACTGGTGGTCCTACGACACCCCGGCCACCATCGCCGGAAAGATGACCTGGGCCAAGAACCAGGGCCTCGGCGGCGCGTTCTTCTGGGAGTTCAGCGGGGACACCAGCAACGGAGAGCTGGTGAGCGCCATCAGCAACAACCTGTAG
- a CDS encoding DUF2550 domain-containing protein: MVLALTVCGIVVALVVLGLFVFGLRRRLIQRSGGTFDCSLRWDVPEKPDTSGKGWSYGVARYNGDRIEWYRVFSYAYRPRRVLERASIEVAGRRLPEGEEELALLSDAVILACSHQGVRLELAMSEDALTGFLAWLEAAPPGQRVNVA, translated from the coding sequence ATGGTCCTCGCTCTGACTGTGTGCGGAATCGTCGTGGCCCTGGTGGTGCTGGGGCTGTTCGTGTTCGGTCTGCGCCGCAGACTCATCCAGCGTTCCGGCGGCACCTTCGACTGTTCCCTGCGCTGGGACGTCCCCGAGAAACCGGACACCAGCGGCAAGGGCTGGAGCTACGGCGTCGCCCGCTACAACGGTGACCGCATCGAGTGGTACCGCGTCTTCTCGTACGCCTACCGTCCCCGCCGTGTCCTGGAGCGCGCCTCGATCGAGGTGGCCGGGCGCCGGCTCCCCGAGGGGGAGGAGGAGCTGGCGCTGCTGTCCGACGCGGTGATCCTCGCCTGCTCCCATCAGGGCGTCCGTCTCGAACTCGCCATGAGCGAGGACGCGCTGACCGGTTTCCTCGCGTGGCTGGAGGCAGCCCCGCCCGGACAGCGCGTCAATGTCGCGTAG
- a CDS encoding F0F1 ATP synthase subunit epsilon, producing MAAELHVALVAADREVWSGEATLVVARTTSGDIGVMPGHQPLLGVLESGPVTIRTSEGGTVVAAVHGGFISFADNKLSLLAETAELSDEIDVQREERELERAKAEGDAIAERRADVRLRAAASR from the coding sequence TTGGCTGCTGAGCTGCACGTCGCGCTGGTCGCGGCCGACCGAGAGGTCTGGTCCGGCGAGGCCACCCTGGTCGTCGCGCGCACCACGTCCGGCGACATCGGCGTCATGCCCGGTCACCAGCCGCTGCTCGGTGTGCTGGAGTCGGGCCCGGTGACCATCCGTACGAGTGAGGGTGGGACGGTCGTCGCCGCGGTGCACGGCGGTTTCATCTCGTTCGCGGACAACAAGCTGTCGCTGCTGGCCGAGACCGCCGAGCTGTCGGACGAGATCGACGTCCAGCGCGAGGAGCGGGAGCTCGAGCGCGCGAAGGCGGAGGGCGACGCCATCGCCGAACGCCGTGCGGACGTACGCCTGCGTGCGGCGGCCTCGCGCTGA
- the atpD gene encoding F0F1 ATP synthase subunit beta, whose amino-acid sequence MTTTVETATATGRVARVIGPVVDVEFPVDAMPDIYNALHVEVADPANAGEKKILTLEVAQHLGDGLVRTISMQPTDGLVRQAAVTDTGTGITVPVGDFTKGKVFNTLGEVLNVDEKYDGERWSIHRKAPNFDELESKTEMFETGVKVIDLLTPYVKGGKIGLFGGAGVGKTVLIQEMIYRVANNHDGVSVFAGVGERTREGNDLIEEMSDSGVIDKTALVFGQMDEPPGTRLRVALAGLTMAEYFRDVQKQDVLFFIDNIFRFTQAGSEVSTLLGRMPSAVGYQPNLADEMGLLQERITSTRGHSITSMQAIYVPADDLTDPAPATTFAHLDATTVLSRPISEKGIYPAVDPLDSTSRILDPRYIAQDHYDAAMRVKTILQKYKDLQDIIAILGIDELGEEDKLVVHRARRVERFLSQNTHVAKQFTGVDGSDVPLDESIAAFNAICDGEYDHFPEQAFFMCGGIEDLKANAKELGVS is encoded by the coding sequence ATGACCACCACTGTTGAGACCGCGACGGCCACGGGCCGCGTCGCCCGGGTCATCGGCCCGGTCGTCGACGTGGAGTTCCCCGTCGACGCGATGCCGGACATCTACAACGCGCTGCACGTCGAGGTCGCCGACCCGGCGAACGCCGGCGAGAAGAAGATCCTGACCCTGGAGGTCGCCCAGCACCTGGGTGACGGCCTGGTCCGCACGATCTCCATGCAGCCCACCGACGGTCTGGTCCGCCAGGCCGCCGTCACCGACACGGGCACGGGCATCACCGTCCCGGTCGGCGACTTCACCAAGGGCAAGGTGTTCAACACCCTCGGTGAGGTGCTGAACGTCGACGAGAAGTACGACGGCGAGCGCTGGTCCATCCACCGCAAGGCCCCGAACTTCGACGAGCTCGAGTCGAAGACCGAGATGTTCGAGACCGGCGTCAAGGTCATCGACCTGCTGACCCCGTACGTCAAGGGCGGCAAGATCGGTCTGTTCGGTGGTGCCGGCGTCGGCAAGACGGTGCTCATCCAGGAGATGATCTACCGTGTCGCCAACAACCACGACGGTGTCTCCGTGTTCGCCGGTGTCGGTGAGCGCACCCGTGAGGGCAACGACCTGATCGAGGAGATGTCCGACTCGGGCGTCATCGACAAGACCGCGCTGGTCTTCGGTCAGATGGACGAGCCCCCGGGCACCCGTCTGCGCGTCGCGCTGGCCGGCCTCACCATGGCCGAGTACTTCCGTGACGTCCAGAAGCAGGACGTGCTGTTCTTCATCGACAACATCTTCCGCTTCACGCAGGCCGGTTCCGAGGTGTCGACCCTGCTCGGCCGTATGCCCTCCGCGGTGGGCTACCAGCCGAACCTGGCCGACGAGATGGGTCTCCTCCAGGAGCGCATCACCTCGACCCGTGGTCACTCGATCACCTCGATGCAGGCGATCTACGTCCCCGCGGACGACCTGACCGACCCGGCCCCGGCCACCACCTTCGCCCACCTCGACGCGACGACGGTTCTCTCCCGTCCGATCTCCGAGAAGGGCATCTACCCGGCCGTGGACCCGCTGGACTCCACGTCCCGCATCCTGGACCCGCGCTACATCGCGCAGGACCACTACGACGCCGCCATGCGCGTCAAGACGATCCTGCAGAAGTACAAGGACCTCCAGGACATCATCGCGATCCTCGGTATCGACGAGCTCGGCGAGGAGGACAAGCTCGTCGTCCACCGTGCCCGTCGCGTGGAGCGCTTCCTGTCCCAGAACACCCACGTCGCCAAGCAGTTCACCGGCGTCGACGGGTCGGACGTCCCGCTGGACGAGTCGATCGCGGCCTTCAACGCGATCTGCGACGGCGAGTACGACCACTTCCCGGAGCAGGCGTTCTTCATGTGCGGTGGCATCGAGGACCTCAAGGCCAACGCCAAGGAGCTGGGCGTCTCCTGA
- a CDS encoding F0F1 ATP synthase subunit gamma, producing the protein MGAQLRVYKRRIRSVTATKKITKAMEMIAASRVVKAQRKVAASTPYATELTRAVTAVGTGSNTKHPLTTQAETVVRSAVLLLTSDRGLAGAFNSNAIKAAEQLTARLEAEGKQVETYIVGRRGVAHYNFRERTIAESWTGFTDEPTYADAKKVAAPLIEAIEKDTAEGGVDEIHIVFTEFVSMMTQTALDDRLLPLSLDEVAKESKPAGEILPLYDFEPSAEDVLDALLPRYVESRVYNALLQSAASKHAATRRAMKSATDNAGELIESLSRLANAARQAEITQEISEIVGGASALADATAGSDR; encoded by the coding sequence ATGGGAGCACAGCTCCGGGTCTACAAGCGTCGCATCCGATCCGTCACCGCGACCAAGAAGATCACGAAGGCGATGGAGATGATCGCCGCCTCGCGCGTCGTCAAGGCGCAGCGCAAGGTGGCGGCCTCCACGCCGTACGCGACCGAGCTCACCCGCGCGGTCACGGCGGTCGGTACCGGTTCGAACACCAAGCACCCGCTGACCACGCAGGCCGAGACGGTCGTGCGGTCCGCGGTGCTGCTCCTGACGAGCGACCGCGGTCTCGCCGGTGCCTTCAACTCCAACGCCATCAAGGCGGCGGAGCAGCTGACGGCGCGCCTCGAGGCCGAGGGCAAGCAGGTCGAGACGTACATCGTCGGCCGGCGTGGTGTCGCCCACTACAACTTCCGTGAGCGCACCATCGCGGAGTCGTGGACCGGCTTCACCGACGAGCCCACGTACGCGGACGCCAAGAAGGTCGCGGCGCCGCTGATCGAGGCGATCGAGAAGGACACGGCCGAGGGCGGCGTGGACGAGATCCACATCGTCTTCACCGAGTTCGTCTCGATGATGACGCAGACGGCCCTCGACGACCGTCTGCTGCCGCTCAGCCTCGACGAGGTGGCGAAGGAGTCGAAGCCGGCCGGCGAGATCCTCCCGCTGTACGACTTCGAGCCCTCGGCGGAGGACGTCCTCGACGCCCTGCTGCCGCGCTACGTGGAGAGCCGCGTCTACAACGCGCTTCTCCAGTCGGCGGCCTCGAAGCACGCCGCCACGCGGCGCGCGATGAAGTCGGCCACCGACAACGCCGGTGAGCTCATCGAGAGCCTCTCCCGGCTTGCCAACGCGGCCCGCCAGGCCGAAATCACCCAGGAAATCAGCGAGATCGTCGGTGGCGCGAGCGCCCTGGCCGACGCGACCGCGGGGAGTGACCGCTAA
- the atpA gene encoding F0F1 ATP synthase subunit alpha, whose translation MAELTIRPEEIRDALENFVQSYKPDAASREEVGTVTLAGDGIAKIEGLPSAMANELLKFEDGTLGLALNLEEREIGAIVLGEFSGIEEGQPVTRTGEVLSVAVGEGYLGRVVDPLGNPIDGLGEIETSGRRALELQAPTVMQRKSVHEPMETGYKAVDAMTPIGRGQRQLIIGDRQTGKTALAVDTIINQRDNWRSGDPDKQVRCIYVAIGQKGSTIASVRRALEENGALEYTTIVAAPASDPAGFKYLAPYTGSAIGQQWMYDGKHVLIIFDDLSKQADAYRAVSLLLRRPPGREAYPGDVFYLHSRLLERCAKLSDDMGKGSMTGLPIVETKANDVSAFIPTNVISITDGQCFLESDLFNAGQRPALNVGISVSRVGGSAQHKAMKQVSGRLRVDLAQFRELEAFAAFGSDLDAASKAQLERGQRMVELLKQAQYQPMSTEDQVVSVWAGTTGKMDDVPVADIRRFEKELLEYLHRSEQGLMTSIREGGKLSDDTLTAVADAIVEFKKQFETSDGKLLGEDAVSVSK comes from the coding sequence ATGGCGGAGCTCACGATCCGGCCGGAGGAGATCCGGGACGCGCTGGAGAACTTCGTCCAGTCGTACAAGCCGGACGCGGCCTCGCGCGAGGAGGTCGGTACGGTCACCCTTGCCGGCGACGGCATCGCGAAGATCGAGGGTCTTCCCTCGGCCATGGCCAACGAACTGCTGAAGTTCGAGGACGGCACCCTCGGCCTCGCGCTCAACCTGGAAGAGCGCGAGATCGGTGCCATCGTCCTCGGTGAGTTCAGCGGCATCGAGGAGGGTCAGCCGGTCACCCGTACCGGCGAGGTGCTCTCCGTGGCCGTCGGCGAGGGTTACCTCGGCCGCGTCGTCGACCCGCTCGGCAACCCGATCGACGGCCTCGGCGAGATCGAGACGTCCGGCCGCCGCGCCCTCGAGCTGCAGGCCCCCACGGTCATGCAGCGCAAGTCGGTGCACGAGCCGATGGAGACCGGCTACAAGGCCGTCGACGCGATGACCCCGATCGGCCGCGGTCAGCGTCAGCTGATCATCGGTGACCGCCAGACCGGCAAGACCGCCCTGGCCGTCGACACGATCATCAACCAGCGCGACAACTGGCGCTCGGGCGACCCGGACAAGCAGGTCCGCTGCATCTACGTCGCCATCGGCCAGAAGGGCTCCACCATCGCGTCGGTCCGCCGCGCGCTGGAGGAGAACGGCGCGCTGGAGTACACGACCATCGTCGCCGCCCCGGCGTCCGACCCGGCCGGCTTCAAGTACCTGGCGCCGTACACCGGTTCGGCCATCGGTCAGCAGTGGATGTACGACGGCAAGCACGTCCTGATCATCTTCGACGACCTGTCGAAGCAGGCCGACGCCTACCGCGCCGTGTCCCTGCTGCTGCGCCGCCCGCCGGGCCGTGAGGCCTACCCGGGTGACGTCTTCTACCTGCACTCCCGTCTGCTGGAGCGCTGCGCGAAGCTCTCGGACGACATGGGCAAGGGCTCGATGACCGGTCTGCCGATCGTCGAGACCAAGGCCAACGACGTCTCGGCGTTCATCCCGACCAACGTCATCTCCATCACCGACGGCCAGTGCTTCCTGGAGTCGGACCTGTTCAACGCCGGTCAGCGCCCCGCGCTGAACGTCGGTATCTCCGTCTCCCGCGTCGGTGGTTCCGCGCAGCACAAGGCGATGAAGCAGGTCTCCGGCCGTCTCCGCGTCGACCTGGCCCAGTTCCGTGAGCTGGAGGCGTTCGCCGCCTTCGGTTCCGACCTGGACGCCGCGTCGAAGGCGCAGCTGGAGCGTGGTCAGCGCATGGTCGAGCTGCTCAAGCAGGCTCAGTACCAGCCGATGTCCACCGAGGACCAGGTCGTCTCCGTCTGGGCCGGCACCACCGGCAAGATGGACGACGTCCCCGTCGCCGACATCCGCCGCTTCGAGAAGGAGCTGCTCGAGTACCTGCACCGCAGCGAGCAGGGCCTCATGACCTCCATCCGCGAGGGCGGCAAGCTCTCGGACGACACGCTGACGGCCGTGGCCGACGCGATCGTGGAGTTCAAGAAGCAGTTCGAGACCTCGGACGGCAAGCTCCTCGGCGAGGACGCCGTCAGCGTCTCCAAGTGA
- a CDS encoding F0F1 ATP synthase subunit delta gives MNGASREALAAARERLDALTDSTSVDAARLADELAAVTALLDREVSLRRVLTDPAQAGEAKAGLAQRLLGSQVSGTTADLVSGLVRSRWSQSRDLVDALEELANIADLTAAQKAGALDDVEDELFRFGRIVSSNTELRAALTDRKATASAKGELLRSLLGGRADAATVRLVTRLVTAPRGRSLEAGLESLSKLAAERRERLVAVVTSAVPLSDTQKRRLGAALAKLYGHQMHLNIDVDPAVLGGIRVQVGDEVINGSLADRIEDAGRRLAG, from the coding sequence ATGAACGGAGCGAGCCGCGAGGCCCTGGCAGCCGCACGTGAGCGTCTCGACGCGCTGACGGACTCCACGTCTGTGGACGCGGCGCGGCTCGCCGACGAGCTGGCCGCCGTCACCGCGCTGCTCGACCGCGAGGTGTCGCTGCGTCGGGTCCTCACCGACCCGGCGCAGGCCGGTGAGGCCAAGGCCGGGCTGGCCCAGCGCCTGCTCGGCTCCCAGGTCAGCGGCACCACCGCCGACCTGGTCTCCGGCCTGGTGCGTTCCCGCTGGTCGCAGTCGCGCGACCTGGTGGACGCCCTGGAGGAGCTGGCGAACATCGCGGACCTCACCGCCGCGCAGAAGGCCGGCGCGCTCGACGACGTCGAGGACGAGCTGTTCCGCTTCGGGCGGATCGTCTCCTCCAACACCGAGCTGCGCGCCGCACTGACCGACCGGAAGGCCACCGCCTCGGCCAAGGGCGAGCTGCTGCGCAGCCTGCTCGGCGGCCGTGCGGACGCGGCCACCGTTCGCCTGGTGACGCGCCTTGTGACCGCCCCGCGTGGACGTAGCCTGGAAGCGGGACTCGAGTCCCTGTCCAAGCTCGCCGCCGAGCGCCGGGAGCGTCTGGTCGCCGTCGTCACCTCGGCGGTGCCGCTGAGCGACACGCAGAAGCGACGCCTGGGCGCCGCCCTCGCCAAGCTGTACGGCCACCAGATGCACCTCAACATCGACGTGGACCCCGCGGTCCTCGGCGGCATCCGGGTGCAGGTCGGCGACGAGGTCATCAACGGCTCCCTCGCGGACCGTATCGAGGACGCCGGCCGCCGCCTGGCGGGCTAG
- a CDS encoding F0F1 ATP synthase subunit B: protein MSPLVQLAAEEAENPLIPPIPELVIGLIAFVIVFGFLAKKLLPNINKVLEERREQIEGGIEKAEAAQTEAQSVLEQYKAQLAEARHEAARLRQEAQEQGATLIAEMRAEGQRQREEIVAAGHAQIEADRKAAASALRQDVGKLATDLAGKLVGESLEDHARQSRVIDRFLDELEEKAEASR, encoded by the coding sequence ATGAGCCCCCTGGTTCAGCTGGCGGCCGAGGAAGCGGAAAACCCGCTCATCCCGCCGATTCCGGAGCTCGTGATCGGCCTGATCGCCTTCGTCATCGTCTTCGGCTTCCTCGCCAAGAAGCTCCTCCCGAACATCAACAAGGTTCTGGAAGAGCGTCGCGAGCAGATCGAGGGCGGTATCGAGAAGGCCGAGGCCGCTCAGACCGAGGCCCAGAGCGTGCTCGAGCAGTACAAGGCTCAGCTCGCCGAGGCTCGCCACGAGGCCGCGCGCCTGCGCCAGGAGGCTCAGGAGCAGGGCGCCACGCTCATCGCGGAGATGCGCGCGGAAGGCCAGCGGCAGCGCGAGGAGATCGTCGCCGCCGGTCACGCCCAGATCGAGGCCGACCGCAAGGCCGCCGCGTCCGCGCTGCGTCAGGACGTCGGCAAGCTCGCCACCGACCTGGCCGGCAAGCTCGTCGGCGAGTCCCTCGAGGACCACGCCCGCCAGAGCCGCGTCATCGACCGCTTCCTCGACGAGCTCGAGGAGAAGGCCGAGGCGTCGCGATGA
- a CDS encoding ATP synthase subunit C has protein sequence MSALQTLAAGVEIKGNLGSIGYGLAAIGPGVGVGIIFGNGTQALARQPEAAGLIRANQILGFAFCEALALIGLVMPFVYPSS, from the coding sequence ATGTCCGCTCTCCAGACCCTTGCCGCCGGCGTCGAGATCAAGGGCAACCTCGGCTCGATCGGTTACGGCCTCGCCGCGATCGGCCCGGGCGTCGGCGTCGGCATCATCTTCGGTAACGGCACCCAGGCGCTCGCCCGCCAGCCCGAGGCGGCCGGCCTGATCCGCGCCAACCAGATCCTCGGCTTCGCCTTCTGTGAGGCGCTGGCCCTGATCGGTCTGGTCATGCCGTTCGTTTACCCGAGCTCCTGA
- the atpB gene encoding F0F1 ATP synthase subunit A, protein MSADPTQVLAFETDCHLFDGCGFPAPGLHSFLFEPIFGNADGNTYFNKTMLLALLGSIIIVGFFWAAFARPKVVPGKLQMVAEAGYDFVRRGVVYETIGKKEGEKYVPLVVSLFFFVWMMNLWSIIPVAQFPVTAIISYPAVLAGIVYILWVSLTFKRHGFVGAFKNFTGYDKSLGAVLPLSMTIELFSNLLVRPFTHAVRLFANMFAGHTLLLLFTIASWYMLNGIGIAYSAVSFVMVIVMTAFELFIQAVQAYVFVLLTCSFIQGALAEHH, encoded by the coding sequence GTGAGTGCTGACCCGACGCAGGTGCTCGCCTTCGAGACCGACTGCCACCTGTTCGACGGTTGTGGCTTCCCGGCTCCGGGCCTGCACTCGTTCCTGTTCGAGCCGATCTTCGGCAACGCGGACGGCAACACGTACTTCAACAAGACGATGCTGCTGGCGCTGCTCGGCTCGATCATCATCGTCGGCTTCTTCTGGGCCGCCTTCGCCCGCCCGAAGGTCGTCCCCGGCAAGCTCCAGATGGTCGCCGAGGCCGGCTACGACTTCGTCCGCCGCGGCGTCGTCTACGAGACCATCGGCAAGAAGGAGGGCGAGAAATACGTCCCGCTGGTCGTCTCGCTGTTCTTCTTCGTCTGGATGATGAACCTCTGGTCGATCATCCCGGTCGCCCAGTTCCCGGTCACCGCGATCATCTCCTACCCCGCGGTCCTCGCCGGCATCGTCTACATCCTGTGGGTCTCCCTGACCTTCAAGCGCCACGGCTTCGTCGGCGCCTTCAAGAACTTCACCGGCTACGACAAGTCCCTCGGCGCGGTCCTCCCGCTGTCGATGACGATCGAGCTGTTCTCGAACCTCCTGGTGCGGCCCTTCACCCACGCCGTCCGACTCTTCGCGAACATGTTCGCCGGTCACACCCTCCTGCTGCTCTTCACGATCGCCAGCTGGTACATGCTGAACGGCATCGGCATCGCCTACTCCGCCGTCTCGTTCGTGATGGTCATCGTGATGACGGCCTTCGAGCTCTTCATCCAGGCGGTGCAGGCGTACGTCTTCGTCCTGCTGACCTGCAGCTTCATCCAGGGCGCGCTCGCCGAGCACCACTGA